Proteins from a single region of Clostridiales bacterium:
- a CDS encoding ankyrin repeat domain-containing protein → MGINMDLIKSDLSKISLLGEEEKEQLLLESVRKKKNKDLVEKLLEFGTRVNVMNENKDTPLVLACDSDNTEVIKLLVENGANVNYELSGMGTPLYLACQNNNEAIIRYLVNRGANVNSTANYNRETPMMQSCRTLNRNIVKLLVEEGADINIANIHGVTPISLTCKLVGQAYRGGQDYKEAFSLAKLLVRKGARLNVVEEDNRTTPLLIASEYQNAKLVALLIENGAIVKPTYPRVVQDFIKQTVDRMYPSLKERQEIKKSIRSRDIISLGACLYDYLNMSEFKEDDDSWEGYKKLHKTKKYVCEIKDGEEFREVIREIRNLRVLLGRSENDIYLKSRVVEISSKLEVDMEIFNLINKMHTKLDRLEEDKAWNKRLKKIGQNIERGYGKSKV, encoded by the coding sequence ATGGGAATTAATATGGATTTAATAAAATCTGATTTAAGTAAAATTAGCCTATTAGGGGAAGAAGAGAAGGAACAACTTTTGTTGGAGTCCGTAAGAAAGAAGAAAAATAAAGATTTAGTAGAGAAATTACTTGAGTTTGGAACCAGAGTGAATGTGATGAATGAGAATAAAGATACACCATTAGTATTAGCGTGTGATAGCGATAATACCGAAGTTATAAAGCTACTGGTGGAAAACGGAGCCAATGTAAATTATGAGTTGTCTGGTATGGGCACACCACTTTATTTAGCATGTCAAAATAACAATGAAGCTATAATACGATATTTAGTAAATAGAGGTGCGAATGTAAATAGTACAGCTAATTATAATAGAGAAACACCAATGATGCAATCGTGCAGGACTCTCAATAGGAATATAGTAAAGTTACTAGTAGAGGAAGGTGCTGATATTAACATAGCAAATATACATGGTGTTACACCCATAAGCTTAACGTGTAAATTAGTGGGTCAAGCGTATAGGGGAGGTCAAGATTACAAGGAAGCATTTAGTTTAGCAAAATTATTGGTTAGGAAGGGTGCTAGGCTAAATGTTGTAGAGGAGGATAATAGAACAACACCACTTTTGATTGCGAGTGAATATCAAAATGCGAAATTGGTGGCACTGTTAATTGAAAATGGAGCGATAGTTAAGCCGACGTATCCTAGAGTAGTACAGGACTTTATAAAGCAGACTGTGGACAGAATGTATCCATCGCTAAAGGAAAGGCAAGAAATAAAGAAGTCAATTAGGTCAAGGGATATAATATCATTGGGTGCCTGTTTATATGATTATTTAAATATGAGTGAATTTAAAGAAGATGATGATTCATGGGAAGGATATAAAAAACTGCATAAAACAAAAAAATATGTTTGTGAGATAAAAGATGGAGAAGAGTTTAGGGAGGTTATACGCGAGATTAGAAATCTTAGGGTACTTCTTGGTAGATCAGAGAATGATATATATTTAAAAAGTAGAGTGGTTGAGATATCCAGTAAGCTTGAGGTAGATATGGAGATATTTAACCTTATAAATAAGATGCATACTAAGCTTGATAGGCTAGAGGAAGATAAAGCTTGGAATAAGAGATTAAAAAAAATAGGGCAAAACATAGAGCGTGGGTATGGAAAAAGTAAGGTATAA
- a CDS encoding ankyrin repeat domain-containing protein has protein sequence MKKTNKEVRITTSRIAHRENALIEACRNKNVARVEEIIKKEGVRINLRVRTKNGELPIHIACMNGCIEIVKKLLERARELEDFDYVNERATRGGTALHIACTVGNRRLVTLLLFYGASINRTDNKYDSTSLWTACISGATDIVTLLLRQKKVCVDVNKAAYNGDTALHRACIDGTAEMVKELLLHPDIKVNIANSEKFTALHLACIKGDLKKVEYLLKHPDIDINANGKKDETPLQIACGKGIVDMVRLILSHKGVNINSGGKEGITALHITSNSGRIDIIDEILAYKGVDVNIANHSGVTPLYIACGGGNKKVVERLLKCEDIDVNKSDKCGTTPLHMACSSNSVGVVTELFKRSDLKLNIMDQEGYTPLHVACGNGKAEIVKLFLSYEHDKINVNFAQRNGITALHMACLGFDEVVDILLNCPDINVNAVMENGITPILGACKIGSKSIVEKLLARDDIDITITPFKNSSLIREVRGRYRTEILDMLQERALKDLSKVCSSGDIDKTRKLLELVRNIEPMQIKELINVSTPEVLRYLIKRFGTTKVIEATDASNLVMDYVIKESNVLFKVSGKNKDILEKRIAHELKLACKLADENNVGRLLSTGIDISKDESYIKIALSIGNPNIIHMLRNRGALEIRNEEYVEKKVSEEIESELLYVIKNGEAKYVRKLLNNGANANEIGEEGKSALMYAAARGDKGIVVALLEKGADVNARDNKQKSALIYAIEEDNALVAKKLIENGADVNICDENNRSVLMYALRRGESMSFIINYKLGITPVDKCDKLGIASTDEEGKLKISSVNEVDMLGISLLMHACQGEYEPAIKRLVEKGANVNNISNKGYTAVGIVFNKGNMKLTKYFIKRGATCPGNVDKKNEFYKLLDWTLNKTSISKPVKLKSKNVLEKKPLKEKM, from the coding sequence ATGAAGAAAACTAATAAAGAGGTAAGGATTACAACAAGTAGAATTGCGCATAGAGAAAATGCGTTGATTGAAGCATGTAGAAATAAAAATGTGGCAAGGGTAGAGGAGATAATTAAAAAAGAAGGTGTAAGGATAAATCTTAGGGTACGGACAAAAAATGGAGAGTTGCCAATACATATTGCATGCATGAACGGGTGTATAGAGATAGTGAAAAAGCTTTTGGAAAGAGCTCGTGAATTAGAGGATTTTGATTATGTTAATGAGCGAGCAACTAGGGGAGGTACGGCACTTCACATAGCCTGTACAGTTGGGAATAGAAGATTAGTAACATTGTTGTTGTTTTATGGTGCTAGTATAAATAGAACGGATAATAAATACGATAGCACATCATTGTGGACAGCGTGTATCAGCGGAGCAACGGATATAGTAACGTTGCTTTTAAGACAGAAAAAAGTTTGTGTTGATGTAAATAAAGCAGCTTATAATGGGGATACTGCGCTACATAGAGCGTGTATTGATGGTACGGCTGAGATGGTTAAAGAGTTACTTTTGCATCCCGATATAAAAGTGAATATAGCTAATAGTGAAAAATTTACAGCACTACACTTAGCGTGTATTAAGGGAGACTTAAAGAAGGTTGAATATCTTTTAAAACATCCTGATATAGATATAAACGCAAATGGCAAAAAAGATGAAACTCCTTTACAGATAGCATGTGGAAAAGGGATAGTCGATATGGTAAGACTTATATTGTCGCATAAAGGAGTTAATATAAATTCTGGTGGTAAAGAAGGGATTACTGCATTGCATATAACGAGTAATTCAGGTCGAATAGATATAATAGATGAGATATTAGCATATAAAGGTGTGGATGTAAATATAGCTAATCATAGCGGTGTTACTCCGTTATATATAGCGTGCGGTGGTGGTAATAAAAAAGTAGTGGAAAGGTTGTTAAAATGTGAGGATATAGATGTAAATAAGTCAGATAAGTGTGGTACTACTCCTTTGCACATGGCGTGTAGTAGTAACAGTGTAGGTGTAGTTACAGAGCTTTTTAAACGTTCAGACTTAAAATTAAATATAATGGATCAAGAGGGTTATACTCCATTGCATGTAGCATGTGGTAATGGAAAAGCAGAGATCGTAAAACTTTTCTTGTCATATGAGCATGATAAGATTAATGTAAATTTTGCACAAAGAAATGGAATTACAGCGTTACATATGGCTTGTTTAGGTTTTGATGAAGTGGTAGATATCTTGCTAAATTGTCCTGATATAAATGTAAATGCAGTAATGGAAAACGGTATTACACCAATTTTGGGAGCATGTAAAATTGGGAGCAAAAGTATAGTTGAAAAATTGTTGGCAAGAGATGATATAGACATAACAATAACACCTTTTAAAAACAGTAGTTTAATAAGAGAAGTAAGGGGAAGATATAGAACAGAGATATTGGATATGCTTCAAGAGCGTGCGTTGAAGGATTTAAGTAAAGTATGTTCAAGTGGTGATATAGATAAAACAAGAAAGCTACTAGAATTAGTAAGAAATATTGAACCTATGCAAATTAAAGAGTTAATAAATGTATCAACTCCAGAGGTTTTAAGATATTTGATAAAGAGATTTGGTACTACAAAGGTAATTGAAGCAACAGATGCAAGTAATTTGGTAATGGATTATGTAATAAAAGAGAGCAATGTGCTATTTAAAGTATCAGGAAAAAATAAAGATATTTTAGAGAAGAGAATAGCGCATGAGCTTAAATTGGCATGTAAGTTAGCTGACGAGAATAACGTAGGAAGATTGCTTAGTACTGGTATAGATATATCAAAAGATGAGTCATATATTAAGATAGCGTTGAGTATAGGAAACCCTAATATAATACACATGTTAAGAAATAGAGGAGCGCTTGAAATAAGAAATGAAGAGTATGTAGAGAAAAAGGTTTCGGAAGAAATAGAGAGCGAGCTTTTATATGTGATTAAGAATGGGGAGGCCAAATATGTAAGAAAACTACTTAATAATGGCGCTAATGCAAATGAAATAGGAGAGGAAGGCAAGAGTGCACTAATGTATGCTGCAGCTCGTGGAGATAAGGGAATTGTGGTGGCATTATTAGAAAAAGGTGCGGATGTTAATGCAAGAGATAACAAACAAAAAAGTGCATTGATATACGCGATAGAAGAGGACAATGCTTTAGTTGCCAAAAAGCTAATAGAGAATGGGGCAGATGTTAATATTTGTGATGAAAACAACAGGAGTGTTTTAATGTACGCATTAAGAAGAGGTGAAAGTATGTCATTTATTATAAATTATAAGTTGGGGATAACTCCTGTGGATAAGTGTGATAAGTTGGGGATAGCTTCTACAGATGAAGAAGGCAAATTGAAAATAAGTTCTGTGAATGAAGTGGATATGTTGGGGATAAGTCTGTTGATGCATGCATGCCAAGGTGAATATGAGCCTGCAATAAAGAGATTAGTTGAAAAAGGGGCCAATGTAAACAATATTAGTAATAAGGGCTATACAGCAGTAGGAATAGTATTTAACAAAGGTAATATGAAGCTTACAAAATATTTCATAAAACGGGGTGCAACATGTCCAGGAAATGTGGACAAAAAGAATGAGTTTTATAAATTGCTTGATTGGACTTTGAATAAGACGTCTATATCTAAACCAGTGAAATTAAAGTCTAAAAATGTACTAGAGAAGAAGCCTTTAAAGGAGAAGATGTAG
- a CDS encoding ankyrin repeat domain-containing protein gives MLRKNEKFTVLGKALFDAYMNRDRFRVESLIEKVQNKKDLRAREEHGNTILHIACSVNDEKIVRLLLEKSFLLNDYDYVDEESYEGITPLHVVCKNDSEKLFKVLLEYGVDVNKDEGTGITPLYLACDSGSTNVVKLLLEQQVNVNKADRDGFTPLSIACQQGYADIVECLLSRSDIDINLLTNKGNSAFSLACGKGKMNVIDIMMKDSRLDVNACCENARTALYMACKEGRTEVVKKLLDCPEIKVNIVDEKIITPLSVACRYGHEDIVRMLLSNKREKIDVNLFDSKGLTALHAACYNYNAGVIDALLSRPDIDINKPGSTGTAALHIACFNENIELVKKLLKNKDLDVNMCDKHNTSPLFIACYQGNYESVEILLKYEYCNVDVNIEDEEGNTPLYIACYKGYRKVVETLLKYSKGIVDINKTKDGVNAVNIACEVGSTEILKMLLKYDKKKAEVTRADKKGNTPLHIACYDGKIQIAKMLLEYCNGDKNIINRVNKRGLTPLIIACQRGYKNIVREILSYPDVNVNVVDKMGTTPLYIECQDGNKDIVQKLLSLKNLDITIMPKNRGIITSVVEGEDKEEIISMLQNRANRDLPGACESDEVEKVNRLLNIVGDLEPERLGKLYNISTKRLAEVMTKRFSTQILTQVLQYIKDVDARDSIINKIFDKKDILNKVGEVNREVLKYKISKELEEACRARNDCDVQKLLNTGIDVRESEAYMNAAVLAGSNTIINILKKKGARAATVAIEKTSVPVVHENVVSKRVKQNKNALLEAIEEGNLTIVKKLLKSVSANETDGNGKSLLMYAIERGQVDTVKFLISKGANKKAEDNSNKSVLMYALAKGEIMSFVIEEIIDEANLRLVDKDAKNLLMYACQGGYMPAVKKLVDKLLKLDIGLDNTDAKGWTAAGIAFSRGDTRMTEYLMRKGAVEAGRIPNKNGFYELKGKIDQGILIPKVEKRRKGKYKL, from the coding sequence ATGTTGAGAAAAAACGAAAAATTTACCGTTTTGGGTAAGGCATTGTTTGATGCTTATATGAACAGAGATAGATTTAGGGTAGAGAGTCTGATAGAAAAAGTGCAAAATAAAAAGGATTTGAGGGCAAGAGAAGAACATGGAAATACAATATTGCATATTGCGTGTAGTGTTAATGATGAAAAGATTGTGCGCTTATTATTAGAGAAAAGTTTTTTGCTAAATGATTATGACTATGTAGATGAGGAGTCATACGAAGGGATTACCCCTTTACATGTTGTATGCAAAAATGATAGTGAAAAATTATTTAAGGTGTTGTTAGAATATGGTGTGGATGTAAATAAAGATGAAGGAACGGGAATTACACCATTGTACTTGGCTTGTGATAGCGGAAGTACAAATGTAGTTAAATTGTTGTTAGAGCAGCAAGTCAATGTAAACAAAGCTGATAGAGATGGTTTTACGCCGCTTAGTATAGCATGTCAACAAGGATATGCTGACATAGTAGAATGCTTATTGTCGAGATCGGATATAGATATAAATCTACTAACCAACAAAGGGAACAGTGCGTTTAGTTTGGCGTGCGGAAAAGGGAAAATGAATGTTATTGATATTATGATGAAAGATAGTAGATTGGATGTAAATGCGTGCTGTGAAAACGCGCGTACTGCATTGTATATGGCGTGTAAAGAGGGAAGAACTGAAGTAGTGAAAAAATTATTGGATTGTCCAGAAATAAAAGTCAATATAGTTGATGAAAAAATAATTACTCCCCTTAGTGTGGCATGTAGATATGGTCATGAGGATATAGTTAGGATGTTGTTATCGAACAAAAGGGAAAAGATAGATGTAAATTTATTTGATAGCAAAGGATTAACGGCATTACACGCAGCATGCTATAATTACAATGCGGGCGTAATAGATGCGTTATTATCGAGGCCAGATATAGATATAAACAAACCTGGATCCACAGGTACAGCAGCTTTACATATAGCGTGTTTTAACGAGAATATAGAGTTAGTAAAAAAATTGTTGAAGAATAAAGATTTAGATGTGAATATGTGTGATAAACACAATACATCGCCATTATTTATAGCGTGTTATCAAGGAAATTATGAATCAGTGGAGATATTGCTAAAATATGAATATTGTAATGTAGATGTAAATATAGAAGATGAAGAAGGGAATACACCTCTTTATATAGCATGTTATAAGGGATATAGAAAGGTTGTAGAAACTTTATTAAAATATTCGAAGGGTATAGTTGATATAAACAAGACAAAAGATGGCGTTAATGCAGTGAATATTGCGTGTGAAGTTGGAAGTACGGAAATATTGAAAATGTTGCTAAAATACGATAAAAAGAAAGCAGAAGTAACTAGAGCTGACAAAAAAGGGAACACACCATTACATATAGCATGTTATGATGGGAAAATACAAATAGCGAAGATGTTATTGGAATACTGTAACGGGGATAAAAATATCATAAACCGAGTTAACAAAAGAGGATTGACTCCGTTAATAATAGCATGTCAGAGAGGATATAAAAATATTGTAAGGGAGATTTTATCGTATCCGGATGTGAATGTAAATGTGGTAGATAAAATGGGAACTACACCATTATATATAGAGTGCCAAGACGGAAACAAAGATATTGTTCAAAAGTTACTATCGCTAAAAAATTTGGATATAACAATAATGCCGAAGAACAGGGGTATTATAACTAGTGTAGTAGAGGGAGAAGATAAAGAGGAAATAATAAGTATGTTGCAAAACCGGGCAAATAGAGATTTACCAGGTGCGTGCGAAAGTGATGAAGTAGAGAAGGTAAACCGATTATTAAATATAGTTGGAGATCTAGAACCAGAGCGTTTAGGCAAGTTATATAATATATCAACAAAACGGTTAGCAGAAGTAATGACAAAAAGATTTAGCACACAGATATTAACGCAGGTATTACAATATATTAAAGATGTTGATGCACGTGATAGTATAATAAATAAGATATTTGACAAGAAAGATATATTAAATAAAGTTGGTGAAGTGAATAGAGAGGTCCTAAAATATAAAATATCTAAAGAACTAGAGGAAGCATGTAGAGCGCGTAATGATTGCGATGTACAAAAATTATTGAATACGGGTATAGATGTGAGAGAAAGTGAAGCTTATATGAATGCGGCAGTTCTTGCGGGAAGTAACACTATAATTAATATATTGAAGAAAAAAGGAGCAAGAGCTGCGACAGTAGCAATAGAAAAAACTAGTGTACCCGTGGTGCATGAGAATGTTGTGTCTAAAAGGGTTAAGCAAAATAAAAATGCATTATTAGAGGCAATCGAGGAAGGGAACTTAACAATTGTGAAAAAATTATTAAAGAGTGTTTCTGCTAATGAAACGGATGGAAATGGAAAAAGTTTATTAATGTATGCAATAGAGAGGGGTCAAGTAGATACCGTGAAATTTTTGATTTCTAAAGGTGCAAATAAAAAAGCAGAAGACAACTCAAACAAGAGTGTGTTAATGTATGCTTTAGCAAAAGGAGAAATAATGTCTTTTGTAATAGAAGAGATAATAGATGAAGCCAATTTACGATTAGTAGATAAAGATGCTAAAAATTTATTAATGTATGCTTGTCAAGGTGGATATATGCCGGCGGTAAAAAAATTAGTAGATAAGTTATTGAAGCTAGATATAGGTTTAGATAATACTGATGCAAAGGGATGGACAGCAGCAGGAATAGCATTCAGCAGGGGTGATACAAGAATGACAGAGTATCTTATGAGAAAAGGAGCGGTAGAAGCAGGAAGGATACCAAATAAAAATGGATTCTATGAAT